Part of the Flavobacterium sp. MDT1-60 genome, ACAAAACCAGTTGATCTTAAAAAATACACCTTTGCTTTTTTTGGAATACTTACGCTATCTTGCGCTTTCATTAGTGCAGTAATACTCAAAAAAGTTATAATTAAAAATTTATTTAGTTTTACTATTTTCATTTCAAAATTTCTACTTATTTAATCCCAATAAAATGTCCTTCAATTTATCATTCTCCTCTGGAATTCCAATTGTAAAACGCAAACAATTTTCGCATAAGGGCTGAGTTGTTCTGTTGCGAATTACGATTCCTTTTGCAATTAATTCGTCATATCTTTTGTTGGCATCATCTACTTTTACGAGTACAAAATTTGCCTCTGTTGGATACACTTTTTCAACAAAACTAACCTCAAGTAAAACTTTAAGTAATTCCTCTCTTTGCTCAATTATAGAAGTTATTTCTTGTTTTATCTTATCAGAATCCTTTAAACGTAAAATGGCCCTCTGTTGAGTTAATTCATTTACGTTATACGGTGGTTTTATTTTGTTCAGAACCGAAATTACAGCTTCAGAAGCATAACAAATTCCTAAACGAATTCCGGCCAAACCATACGCTTTTGAAAGTGTTTGTGTAATAACCAAATTTGGATACTCATCCATTTCTGTCAACCAGCTTTCTTTGTCTGAAAAGTCAATATAAGCTTCATCAATGACAACCAATCCTTTAAAATTTTGAAGTAATTTCACCACACTTTCATCAGAGAAAGAATTTCCTGTTGGGTTATTTGGCGAACATAAAAAGATGATTTTTGTATGAGCATCAACAGCTTCTAAAATTTTCTCAACCTGTGGTTGAAAATCTGTTGAAAGTAAAACTTCCCTATTTTCTACCGCATTAATATTCGCCAAAACACTGTACATTCCGTAGGTTGGTGGCAATGAAATAATATTATCTGTTTTTGGTTCACAAAAAGCCCTGAAAAGTAAATCCAAAACTTCGTCGCTTCCGTTTCCTAGTAAAATCTGACTTGATTTTACATTATTATTCTTAGCCAAAATCGCCTTTACTGAACTTTGCTGTGGATCAGGATAACGATTCACACCATTCTGAAACGGATTTTCATTGGCATCCAAAAAAATCATTTCGGCAGTATCAAAATCTTCAAACTCATCTCGTGCAGAGGAATATGGTTTTAATGTTTTTACGTTTTCACGTGTTATTGTATTTATATCGAATTCCATTATCTTAATTTTTAGAATATAGAAAATAGAATAAAGAGAATAGACTTCTCATTTTATCTGTAAAATTTTCTATATTCTTTGTTCTATATTCTTTACTCTATTTTCTTTACTCTATACTCTTTAATCTCAACGTTACAGCATTTTTATGCGCTTGTAACCCTTCGGCTTCAGCCATAATTTCAATAGCTTTTCCAATGTTTAGAATTCCGGTTTTAGAGATTTTCTGAAATGTCATTGATTTCATAAAGCTATCCAGATTTACTCCGCTATAATTCTTAGCGTAACCGTTTGTAGGTAATGTATGATTTGTTCCAGAAGCATAATCTCCAGCGCTTTCCGGTGTATAATTACCAATAAAAACAGAACCTGCGTTTACAATTCCGTTGCAATAAAAATCATCGTATTCGGAACAAATAATAAAGTGTTCGGGACCGTATTCATTGATTAAATCCAAAGCAATCTGATCATTTTCAATATAAATTAATTTTGAATTCTCAATAGCTTTTTTAGCAATTGCTTTTCTCGGAAGTGCTTCAAGTTGTATTTGAATTTCTTTTTCAACAGCATCAATTAATTTATTTGAAGTCGAAACCAAAATGACCTGACTATCTGTTCCGTGCTCTGCCTGAGATAATAAATCGGATGCTACAAATGACGGAACCGCGGTATCATCAGCAACAATCAACAATTCTGAAGGTCCGGCCGGCATATCGATCGCTACTCCAAACTGAGTTGCCAATTGTTTTGCTACTGTTACAAACTGATTTCCTGGTCCGAAAATTTTATACACTTTCGGAATTGATTGCGTTCCAAATGTCATTCCCGCAATTGCCTGAATTCCGCCTACTTTTAATATTTTGGTAACTCCGCATAAGTTGGCCGTATACAAAATCGCCGGATTTATTTTTCCTGTTTTGTCTGGAGGCGAACACAAAACAATTTCTTTACAGCCTGCAATTTCAGCAGGAACTGCCAACATTAAAACTGTTGAAAACAAAGGCGCTGTACCACCCGGAATATACAAACCAATTTTTTGAATTGGTCTTTTTTCCTGCCAGCAATTTACACCCTCTGTCGTTTCAACTGAAATTCGATCTGTTTTTTGAGCCGTGTGAAATTTTAGAATATTTGCTTTTGCCAATTGAATTGAAGCTTTCAACTCGTCTGAAATCGAATTAATTGCTTCTTCAATTTCTTCCGGAGTAACTTCATAATTGTCAAAAGCAATTCCGTCGAAAATTGATGTGTATTTTGCAACGGCTTCATCCCCTTTTTTCTGTACTTCTTTAAAAATTTCTTTAACCGTAACTTCGATATCTTCGATTGTTTTGGTTGATCTTTTTAATATTTCTGACCAGGTTTCTGGTTTTGGATTGTCTATCTTATTCATTATTTTTTGCTTTATGCTATAAACTGTAGGCTGTAAGCTTTATTTACTTTGTCTTTATTTTTTTAGCCTAAAGCATATTGCCTAAAGCTTAAAGCGGACGAAGTCTTAAAGAACCATTTTCTCAATTGGGCAAACTAAAATCCCTTCGGCTCCTGCCTCTTTTAATTTATCAATTACATCCCAAAAAGTGTCTTTATCGATTACCGAGTGAACACTACTCCAACCTTCCTGAGCTAATGGCAAAACAGTTAAACTTCTTAAAACTGGAAGAATTTTTCCGATTTCATCGATTTTATCGTTTGGAACGTTCATCAAGATGTATTTTGAATTTCGCGCTCTTAAAACGGATTGAATTCTGAATTTTAAAGTATCGATGTGTTTTTGAATTTCCGGAGAAACTTTTGGAGAAACCGCTAAAACAGCTTCACTTTTCAGAATCACTTCTACTTCTCTTAAATTGTTTTTGAATAAAGTGCTTCCGCTTGAAACGATATCCACAATAGCATCAGCAAGACCAATGTTTGGTGCAATTTCTACAGAACCTGAAATTTGGTGAATATCAACCGTCAATCCGAAAGAATTGAAATATTCGTTAACCGTGTTTGGATAAGAAGTTGCAATACGCAATCCTGCTAAATCCTGAATCGAATTATATTCGAAAGTTTTAGGAACAGCTACAGAAACCTTGCATTTCGAGAATCCAAGTTTCTGAATTACTTCGATATGTTTTCCTTTTTCTACTAATAAATTATCGCCAACGATAGCTAAATCTACTACTC contains:
- the hisC gene encoding histidinol-phosphate transaminase, coding for MEFDINTITRENVKTLKPYSSARDEFEDFDTAEMIFLDANENPFQNGVNRYPDPQQSSVKAILAKNNNVKSSQILLGNGSDEVLDLLFRAFCEPKTDNIISLPPTYGMYSVLANINAVENREVLLSTDFQPQVEKILEAVDAHTKIIFLCSPNNPTGNSFSDESVVKLLQNFKGLVVIDEAYIDFSDKESWLTEMDEYPNLVITQTLSKAYGLAGIRLGICYASEAVISVLNKIKPPYNVNELTQQRAILRLKDSDKIKQEITSIIEQREELLKVLLEVSFVEKVYPTEANFVLVKVDDANKRYDELIAKGIVIRNRTTQPLCENCLRFTIGIPEENDKLKDILLGLNK
- the hisD gene encoding histidinol dehydrogenase, whose product is MNKIDNPKPETWSEILKRSTKTIEDIEVTVKEIFKEVQKKGDEAVAKYTSIFDGIAFDNYEVTPEEIEEAINSISDELKASIQLAKANILKFHTAQKTDRISVETTEGVNCWQEKRPIQKIGLYIPGGTAPLFSTVLMLAVPAEIAGCKEIVLCSPPDKTGKINPAILYTANLCGVTKILKVGGIQAIAGMTFGTQSIPKVYKIFGPGNQFVTVAKQLATQFGVAIDMPAGPSELLIVADDTAVPSFVASDLLSQAEHGTDSQVILVSTSNKLIDAVEKEIQIQLEALPRKAIAKKAIENSKLIYIENDQIALDLINEYGPEHFIICSEYDDFYCNGIVNAGSVFIGNYTPESAGDYASGTNHTLPTNGYAKNYSGVNLDSFMKSMTFQKISKTGILNIGKAIEIMAEAEGLQAHKNAVTLRLKSIE
- the hisG gene encoding ATP phosphoribosyltransferase — translated: MSTLKIAIQKSGRLNEDSIQILKDCGISINNGNDQLKAEASNFPLEVLYLRNSDIPQYLIDGVVDLAIVGDNLLVEKGKHIEVIQKLGFSKCKVSVAVPKTFEYNSIQDLAGLRIATSYPNTVNEYFNSFGLTVDIHQISGSVEIAPNIGLADAIVDIVSSGSTLFKNNLREVEVILKSEAVLAVSPKVSPEIQKHIDTLKFRIQSVLRARNSKYILMNVPNDKIDEIGKILPVLRSLTVLPLAQEGWSSVHSVIDKDTFWDVIDKLKEAGAEGILVCPIEKMVL